A section of the Prionailurus bengalensis isolate Pbe53 chromosome C2, Fcat_Pben_1.1_paternal_pri, whole genome shotgun sequence genome encodes:
- the OTOL1 gene encoding otolin-1, with translation MWMFSWLCAILIILAFAGMDTVAKTTPHPKFTKKSEGKEMPKGLKPSSGPPPEEEEIPFTEVAEMVEPTPNPPALDSAFGTATLFPFENFTLDTADFFLNCCDCCSSVPGQKGEPGETGKPGLKGEAGGMGIPGPPGIVGPPGPKGQKGEKGLKGERGDQGTSGVPGYPGKPGQPGGLGPKGERGNIGLTGVKGQKGSKGDTCANGTQGDKGDQGAAGSPGLNGEPGAKGEKGEMGEKGCCGDSGQRGGKGEKGEEGLKGEKGSKGDTGTEGKSGPDGLPGAPGDPGVKGEKGELGPPGLAGPVGPKGEVGSKGVRGSIGKKGSRGFKGSKGEVARVLRSAFSATLSKPFPPPNIPIKFDKVLYNDQGNYSPVTGKFNCSVPGAYVFSYHVTVRGRPARISLVARNKKQFKSRETLYGHEIDQASLLIILKLSAGDQVWLEVSKDWNGVYVSPEDDSIFTGFLLYPEENSGISP, from the exons ATGTGGATGTTTTCTTGGCTgtgtgccattttaattattttggcttttgctgGTATGGACACAGTAGCAAAGACCACACCGCATCCCAAATTTACGAAGAAATCTGAGGGAAAAGAGATGCCGAAGGGTCTAAAGCCGTCCAGTGGCCCACctccagaagaagaggaaattccTTTCACAGAAGTGGCTGAAATGGTGGAACCgacccccaaccccccagccctAGATTCTGCCTTCGGTACTGCCACTCTCTTCCCCTTTGAAAACTTCACTCTTGACACggctgatttttttctgaattgctGTGATTGTTGTTCATCTGTCCCAGGGCAAAAAGGAGAACCTGGAGAGACTGGAAAGCCAG GTCTTAAGGGAGAGGCTGGTGGAATGGGGATCCCAGGACCACCAGGAATTGTTGGACCCCCAGGTCCAAAAGgccagaaaggagagaagg GACTTAAGGGGGAACGTGGGGACCAAGGAACAAGTGGAGTCCCAGGATACCCGGGAAAACCCGGACAACCAG GTGGCCTTGGTCctaagggggagagaggaaacatCGGACTGACAGGAGTGAAGGGGCAAAAAGGCTCCAAAGGGGACACGTGTGCAAATGGTACCCAAGGAGATAAAGGAGACCAGGGGGCTGCGGGCTCACCTGGCTTGAATGGAGAGCCTGGGgccaagggagagaaaggggagatggGGGAAAAGGGCTGCTGTGGGGActctgggcagaggggagggaagggagaaaaaggtgAGGAGGGTCTGAAAGGGGAAAAAGGTAGCAAAGGAGATACTGGAACGGAAGGCAAAAGCGGCCCAGATGGCCTGCCTGGGGCCCCAGGGGATCCAGGAgttaaaggagaaaagggagagttAGGTCCTCCTGGTCTTGCGGGGCCTGTGGGGCCAAAAGGTGAGGTTGGGAGCAAAGGGGTCCGGGGATCTATTGGCAAGAAGGGCTCTCGGGGCTTCAAAGGCTCCAAGGGGGAGGTGGCCAGAGTGCTGCGGTCAGCCTTCAGCGCCACTTTATCGAagcctttccctcctcccaacATCCCAATCAAATTTGACAAGGTTCTCTATAACGACCAAGGGAATTACAGCCCTGTCACTGGCAAATTTAACTGTAGTGTTCCTGGTGCATATGTATTTTCCTACCATGTCACTGTGAGGGGCAGACCCGCTCGCATCAGCCTGGTGGCCCGGAATAAGAAGCAGTTCAAGTCCAGAGAAACGCTCTATGGCCATGAAATAGACCAGGCCTCTCTTCTTATCATCCTGAAATTAAGTGCAGGGGACCAAGTCTGGTTGGAAGTTTCGAAAGATTGGAATGGGGTCTATGTCAGTCCTGAGGATGATAGCATTTTTACTGGGTTCCTTTTGTACCCAGAAGAAAATTCTGGAATTTCACCATAA